From a region of the Myroides sp. JBRI-B21084 genome:
- a CDS encoding S9 family peptidase → MNNTIKEPIAKIIPTKLEKHGDVRIDNYYWLNERDNNDVIAYLDEENAYYNQMTAHTKDFQKDLFEEMKNRIKEDDTSVPYFNNGYWYITRFEKGKDYPIYARKKATLDAPEEIMFDCNEMAKGHAYFQLGGLNISDDNKFAAFGIDTVSRREYTIQIKNLETGEILPVKIEKTTGGSTWAADNKSLFYSRKDEQTLRADRIFKHTLGNNVAQDELIFNEKDETFSTFVYRSKSRKYLIIGSESTLTSEYQILEANNPNGKFSVFQKRTRGLEYSISHYNNHFYIVTNKDKATNFKLMITPETATTKENWTDLIPHRDDVLLEGIDIFKDYLVISERFNGLSHLKIMPWQNPEQAYYLPFNNETYTAYTTTNLDFDTEILRYGYQSMATPSSIIDFNMRTQEKTVKKEQEVLGGTFNKDNYTEERVWATATDGTKIPISLVYKKDLKKDGTNPLLQYAYGSYGSTMEPYFSTARLSLLDRGFIYAIAHIRGGEDLGREWYENGKLLKKKNTFTDFIDCSKFLIDQKYTSTTHLYAEGGSAGGLLMGVVLNDAPELYNGVIAQVPFVDVVTTMLDDSIPLTTGEYDEWGNPNEKEYYDYMKSYSPYDNVAPQDYPNLYISTGLHDSQVQYWEPAKWIAKLRALRTNKNLLFLDTNMDAGHGGASGRFEALKEVAKEFAFILDLEGIKK, encoded by the coding sequence ATGAATAACACTATAAAAGAACCAATTGCTAAAATTATTCCTACTAAATTAGAAAAACACGGCGATGTACGTATTGATAATTACTATTGGTTAAATGAACGCGATAATAATGATGTTATTGCTTATTTAGACGAAGAAAACGCGTACTACAACCAAATGACCGCGCATACTAAAGATTTTCAGAAAGATTTATTTGAAGAAATGAAAAACCGAATTAAAGAAGACGACACATCGGTGCCTTACTTTAACAACGGTTATTGGTATATTACCCGTTTTGAAAAAGGGAAAGACTACCCTATTTACGCGCGCAAAAAAGCAACACTTGATGCACCTGAAGAAATTATGTTTGATTGTAACGAAATGGCTAAAGGGCATGCTTATTTTCAGTTAGGTGGATTGAACATTAGCGATGATAATAAATTTGCTGCTTTTGGAATTGATACGGTATCGCGCAGAGAATATACCATACAAATTAAAAACCTAGAAACAGGAGAAATTTTACCAGTTAAAATTGAAAAAACAACAGGTGGAAGTACTTGGGCTGCCGATAACAAATCGTTATTTTACTCACGTAAGGATGAACAAACGCTACGTGCCGACCGTATTTTTAAACATACGTTAGGTAACAATGTGGCACAAGACGAATTGATTTTTAACGAAAAAGACGAAACTTTTTCTACCTTCGTTTATCGTTCAAAATCACGAAAATATTTAATAATTGGGTCAGAAAGTACATTAACTTCAGAATATCAAATTTTAGAAGCCAACAATCCAAACGGAAAATTTAGTGTTTTTCAAAAACGTACCCGCGGTTTAGAATATTCTATTTCGCATTACAACAATCATTTTTATATAGTAACTAATAAAGATAAAGCTACTAACTTTAAGTTAATGATTACGCCCGAAACGGCAACAACTAAAGAAAATTGGACTGATTTAATTCCACATCGAGATGATGTTTTGTTAGAAGGAATTGATATTTTTAAAGATTATTTAGTTATTTCTGAACGATTTAACGGGTTGTCACACTTAAAAATCATGCCTTGGCAAAATCCTGAACAAGCGTATTATTTACCTTTTAACAACGAAACCTACACCGCATACACTACAACTAATTTAGATTTTGATACCGAAATTCTACGTTACGGTTACCAATCTATGGCTACCCCATCGTCAATCATAGATTTTAACATGCGTACACAAGAAAAAACGGTTAAAAAAGAGCAAGAAGTTTTAGGCGGAACTTTTAATAAAGATAATTATACCGAAGAACGTGTTTGGGCTACAGCAACCGATGGTACTAAAATTCCAATTTCGTTAGTATATAAAAAGGATTTAAAGAAAGATGGAACCAATCCGCTGCTTCAATACGCCTATGGTTCGTACGGTTCAACAATGGAGCCCTATTTTTCTACAGCTCGTTTAAGTTTATTAGATCGCGGTTTTATTTACGCCATTGCTCACATACGCGGCGGCGAAGATTTAGGACGTGAATGGTATGAAAATGGCAAATTACTTAAAAAGAAAAATACGTTTACCGATTTTATTGATTGTTCTAAATTTTTAATCGATCAAAAATACACCTCAACAACGCATTTGTATGCCGAAGGTGGTTCTGCAGGTGGTTTGTTAATGGGTGTGGTTTTAAACGATGCACCTGAGCTGTACAACGGGGTAATTGCGCAAGTACCTTTTGTTGATGTGGTTACAACCATGTTAGACGATTCTATTCCGTTAACAACTGGGGAATACGATGAATGGGGAAATCCGAACGAAAAAGAATATTACGATTATATGAAATCGTATTCGCCTTACGATAATGTAGCGCCACAAGATTACCCAAATTTATACATATCAACAGGTTTACACGATTCGCAAGTACAATATTGGGAACCTGCAAAATGGATTGCCAAATTACGCGCCCTACGCACCAATAAAAATTTATTGTTTTTAGATACCAACATGGATGCAGGCCATGGAGGAGCATCAGGACGTTTTGAAGCGTTAAAAGAAGTAGCTAAAGAATTTGCCTTTATTTTAGATTTAGAAGGAATTAAAAAATAA
- a CDS encoding YbaB/EbfC family nucleoid-associated protein — translation MFGDLMGMMGKLQDAQKKVEETKQRLNTVLIDEQSADGLLKVTVTANRVIKSVDVNEELLQDKEQLEDYLILTLNKALEKAGAINEAELAAAAKDGMPNIPGMDLFK, via the coding sequence ATGTTTGGAGATTTAATGGGCATGATGGGAAAATTACAAGATGCCCAAAAAAAAGTAGAAGAAACAAAGCAACGTTTAAACACGGTTTTAATTGATGAACAAAGTGCCGACGGGTTATTAAAGGTTACAGTAACAGCAAATCGAGTAATTAAAAGTGTTGATGTTAACGAAGAATTATTGCAAGATAAAGAACAGTTAGAAGACTACTTAATTTTAACGTTAAATAAAGCTTTAGAAAAAGCTGGCGCAATTAACGAAGCCGAACTGGCTGCAGCTGCTAAAGATGGCATGCCAAACATACCTGGAATGGATTTATTTAAATAA
- a CDS encoding DUF4369 domain-containing protein, producing MKKLFVTLLGVAAFVACTSKKEGNTKITGEIKGLKQGTLYIQQLKDSTLITLDSIVLKGESTFETAFDLNEPEVLYLGLNRGTTKTMDNLILFFAEPGNLKINSTLENFSSGALIEGSKNQDLYTKYLKTRSVFTNKQSDLVRDIILAQKNKQVVKADSLESVLQRTKRMFYFNAVNFALKNNKNEVAPYVTLTDVATMNSKYLDTIYGNLTPQVAKSKYGIVLKNYLDLVNNE from the coding sequence ATGAAAAAATTATTTGTTACACTTTTAGGAGTGGCTGCTTTTGTTGCCTGTACTTCAAAAAAAGAGGGAAATACTAAAATTACCGGCGAAATAAAAGGATTAAAACAAGGTACCTTATACATACAGCAATTAAAAGACAGCACCCTAATTACTTTAGATAGTATTGTTTTAAAAGGCGAATCTACATTTGAAACAGCTTTTGATTTAAACGAACCCGAAGTGTTGTATTTAGGCTTAAATAGGGGAACTACCAAAACAATGGATAACCTTATTTTGTTTTTTGCAGAACCTGGTAACTTGAAAATCAATAGTACTTTAGAAAACTTTTCTAGCGGTGCTTTGATAGAGGGGTCTAAAAACCAAGATTTATATACAAAGTATTTAAAAACACGATCGGTTTTTACAAACAAGCAAAGTGATTTAGTACGCGATATTATTTTGGCACAAAAAAATAAACAAGTAGTGAAAGCTGATAGTTTAGAAAGTGTTTTACAGCGTACCAAACGCATGTTTTACTTTAACGCAGTAAATTTTGCACTAAAAAATAATAAAAACGAAGTAGCACCTTATGTAACACTTACCGATGTTGCAACTATGAATAGTAAATATTTAGATACAATTTACGGTAATTTAACGCCACAGGTAGCAAAAAGTAAATACGGCATTGTTCTAAAAAATTATTTAGATTTAGTTAATAATGAATAA
- the rplS gene encoding 50S ribosomal protein L19, translated as MSLDLVKFVQDEFVTKKDFPDFSAGDTITVYYEIKEGEKTRTQFFKGVVIQRRGSGATETFTIRKMSGNVGVERIFPMNMPALQKIELNQRGKVRRARIFYFRELTGKKAKIKELRRK; from the coding sequence ATGTCTTTAGATTTAGTAAAATTCGTTCAAGACGAGTTCGTTACAAAAAAAGATTTCCCAGATTTTAGTGCTGGTGATACAATTACAGTTTACTACGAAATTAAAGAGGGTGAGAAAACAAGAACTCAGTTCTTTAAAGGTGTAGTTATTCAAAGAAGAGGTTCTGGCGCAACTGAAACTTTTACAATTCGTAAAATGTCAGGAAACGTTGGTGTAGAGCGTATTTTCCCAATGAATATGCCAGCTTTACAAAAAATTGAATTGAACCAAAGAGGTAAAGTTCGTAGAGCTCGTATCTTCTACTTTAGAGAACTTACAGGTAAAAAAGCTAAAATTAAAGAATTACGTAGAAAGTAA
- the trmD gene encoding tRNA (guanosine(37)-N1)-methyltransferase TrmD produces the protein MRIDIITVLPELIKSPFEASILKRAIAKGLVEVYFHNLRDYSTNKHKNVDDYQFGGGAGMVMSIEPIDKCISKLKSERTYDEIIYMTPDGETLNQQIANSMSMVENIIILCGHYKGVDQRVREHFITREISIGDYVLSGGELGAAVLCDTIIRLIPGVLSNETSALTDSFQDNLLAPPIYTRPAEYNGWKVPDILLSGNFPEIEKWREEKAYEHTKNRRPDLLENE, from the coding sequence ATGCGTATTGATATTATAACTGTTTTACCCGAATTAATTAAAAGTCCGTTTGAAGCTTCTATTTTAAAAAGAGCCATTGCAAAAGGACTGGTTGAAGTGTATTTTCATAATTTAAGAGATTACAGTACCAACAAGCATAAAAATGTAGATGATTACCAATTTGGTGGTGGTGCAGGAATGGTTATGAGTATTGAACCAATTGATAAATGTATTAGCAAATTAAAAAGCGAACGTACCTACGACGAAATTATTTACATGACACCCGATGGCGAAACGTTAAACCAACAAATTGCCAACAGCATGTCTATGGTTGAAAATATTATTATACTTTGCGGTCATTACAAAGGAGTTGACCAACGCGTACGCGAGCATTTTATAACTCGTGAAATTTCTATTGGTGATTATGTACTTTCAGGAGGAGAATTAGGTGCAGCTGTTTTGTGCGATACAATTATTAGATTAATTCCCGGAGTTTTATCTAACGAAACATCGGCTTTAACGGATAGTTTTCAGGATAATTTGTTAGCACCGCCAATTTACACACGACCTGCCGAATACAACGGATGGAAAGTACCCGATATTTTATTAAGTGGAAATTTTCCAGAAATAGAAAAATGGCGCGAAGAAAAAGCCTATGAACACACAAAAAATCGTAGACCCGATTTGTTAGAAAATGAATAA
- a CDS encoding MbnP family protein, with amino-acid sequence MKNIYKMMAVLAIGLLYAACTNDDDSTIIEENTFGNAEFYFDNGVNGDKLILGSSYKNSNGETLTINRFNYIISNVVLIKADGTEYVYPKAKSYFIISEEADLHTISLKDIPAGDYTKVKFGLGVDNQRYLEGEAVQQEFWNYAAQHNLTWTWSTGYRFINFEGTFTPSQANKSQKLAEQFGFQIHQGSNSATDNYREIVLNLPTTARVRKGESPNIHIVTDANKIVDGTNKIILKDNLNPAGTNATIMGGENLIKIAENSLNMFTVDHVHNGSGTQHK; translated from the coding sequence ATGAAAAATATATATAAAATGATGGCAGTTTTAGCCATTGGATTACTTTATGCAGCTTGTACAAACGATGATGACTCAACAATTATAGAAGAAAATACTTTTGGTAATGCCGAGTTTTATTTTGACAATGGCGTAAATGGCGATAAATTAATTTTAGGTAGTTCGTATAAAAATTCAAATGGTGAAACGCTTACAATAAATCGTTTCAACTATATAATAAGTAATGTGGTGTTAATTAAAGCAGACGGAACAGAATATGTATATCCTAAAGCAAAAAGCTATTTTATAATTAGCGAAGAGGCAGATTTACACACCATTAGTTTAAAAGATATACCAGCAGGCGATTATACTAAAGTTAAATTTGGTTTAGGGGTTGATAATCAACGTTATTTAGAAGGTGAAGCTGTTCAACAAGAATTTTGGAATTATGCTGCCCAACATAATTTAACTTGGACCTGGAGTACAGGATACCGTTTTATAAATTTTGAAGGAACTTTTACACCATCACAAGCTAATAAAAGTCAAAAATTGGCAGAACAATTTGGTTTTCAAATTCATCAAGGCAGCAATTCTGCAACCGATAATTACCGTGAAATAGTTTTAAATTTACCAACAACTGCACGTGTTCGTAAAGGTGAATCGCCAAATATTCACATTGTTACCGATGCTAATAAAATTGTAGATGGTACAAATAAAATTATTTTAAAAGATAATTTAAACCCAGCAGGTACCAACGCAACTATTATGGGGGGCGAAAACTTAATTAAAATTGCCGAAAATTCTTTAAACATGTTTACGGTAGACCACGTACACAACGGCAGTGGTACACAACATAAATAA
- a CDS encoding cytochrome-c peroxidase codes for MLINKTIKTTLGMLLLFVLFSCGNDDVYEDIIEKDELFELKIPSNFPSIKQDITNNLPTKNGVALGRKLFYDARLSRNNTISCAFCHEQQSAFTHHGHDFSHGIDNLIGARNTPSVQNMIFQTDYFYDGASNSIQMLSIAPIHNPVEMDENFTSITSKLKQDPTYVKMFRQAFTNGEVSSANLLNALAQFMTIMISADSKYDKYVRNEPGGDFTTQELQGLALFKNNCASCHATDIFTDNSFRNNGLPPNQNLNDLGREKVTGFKTDKYKFKVPSLRNVAITAPYMHDGRFGSLQSVLNFYSNGVQNTPNLDPLMQQHQNLGIPLSTDEQEALIAFLKTLTDETFITNPLFYHKT; via the coding sequence ATGTTAATAAATAAAACAATCAAAACCACTTTGGGTATGTTGTTGCTATTCGTTTTATTTTCTTGTGGGAATGATGATGTTTATGAAGATATTATTGAAAAAGATGAGTTATTTGAGCTTAAAATACCATCAAATTTCCCATCAATAAAGCAAGATATTACTAATAATTTACCTACAAAAAACGGAGTAGCTTTAGGTAGAAAATTATTTTATGACGCTAGACTATCGCGCAACAATACCATTTCATGTGCTTTTTGTCATGAACAACAAAGTGCATTTACACACCATGGGCACGATTTTAGTCACGGCATAGATAATTTAATAGGAGCTAGAAATACACCTTCTGTTCAAAACATGATTTTTCAGACTGATTATTTTTACGATGGAGCTTCAAATAGTATTCAAATGCTCTCTATTGCTCCCATTCATAATCCGGTTGAAATGGACGAGAATTTTACATCCATTACTTCAAAATTAAAACAAGATCCAACGTATGTGAAAATGTTTAGGCAAGCATTTACAAATGGCGAAGTAAGTTCAGCAAATCTGTTAAACGCCTTGGCTCAATTCATGACCATTATGATTTCAGCCGATTCTAAATACGATAAATATGTTCGAAATGAACCAGGAGGAGATTTCACAACTCAAGAATTGCAAGGCTTGGCATTGTTTAAAAACAATTGTGCGTCGTGTCATGCCACTGATATTTTTACCGATAATTCATTTAGAAATAATGGTTTGCCACCCAATCAAAATTTAAACGATTTGGGTCGAGAAAAAGTTACTGGTTTTAAAACAGATAAGTATAAATTTAAAGTACCAAGTTTACGAAACGTTGCAATTACTGCTCCTTACATGCACGACGGACGTTTTGGTTCTTTACAATCGGTTTTAAATTTTTATTCAAATGGCGTTCAAAATACTCCAAATTTAGATCCATTAATGCAGCAACATCAAAATTTAGGAATTCCTTTATCTACAGATGAACAAGAAGCTTTAATTGCTTTTTTAAAAACTTTAACCGACGAAACTTTTATCACCAACCCATTATTTTATCATAAAACCTAA
- a CDS encoding transporter yields the protein MKKILFIVLLFQQAMYGQFTANFNNENESSILSFFEDCDACGCSASGGSMGFNSFLNDKFIGVRYMFQSYQSKDGVFNNSPWIDENFNTVQIWARVPITKKTEVMILAPYHFLSRVKKSENQSLSGIGDITIMGFYNLLQTKNDSAAIQQKLLLGAGIKAPTGMFNNKNNGSINPSFQLGTGSWDYSLATEYNIRFKKYGLNTNISYIFKTENEKNYQFGNQLNYSANLFYNAQLKNVIIVPQLGIAGEEYKSNTDFNEVVPKTEGDIFFSKIGFEIGLSRFSAGFNTMLPINQNLTGNKVKANYRIAFNINYVL from the coding sequence ATGAAAAAAATATTATTTATAGTATTGCTTTTTCAACAAGCTATGTATGGGCAATTTACAGCCAATTTTAATAACGAAAATGAATCTTCCATTTTAAGTTTTTTTGAAGATTGTGATGCTTGCGGATGTTCGGCAAGTGGTGGAAGTATGGGATTTAATTCGTTTTTAAACGATAAATTTATTGGTGTAAGATATATGTTTCAAAGTTATCAAAGTAAAGATGGGGTTTTTAATAATTCGCCTTGGATTGATGAAAACTTTAATACTGTTCAAATCTGGGCTCGTGTTCCCATCACTAAAAAAACTGAAGTAATGATCTTAGCTCCGTATCATTTCCTAAGTCGAGTAAAAAAATCAGAAAATCAAAGTTTAAGTGGCATAGGCGATATAACCATTATGGGATTTTATAATTTATTGCAAACTAAAAATGATTCGGCAGCTATCCAACAAAAACTATTATTGGGCGCAGGGATAAAAGCACCAACAGGTATGTTTAACAATAAAAACAATGGCAGTATTAATCCAAGTTTTCAATTAGGAACTGGTAGTTGGGATTACAGTTTAGCAACCGAGTATAACATTCGCTTCAAAAAATATGGACTCAACACCAATATAAGTTACATTTTTAAGACCGAAAATGAGAAGAATTATCAATTCGGAAATCAATTAAATTACAGCGCTAACTTATTTTATAATGCACAATTAAAAAATGTAATAATTGTACCACAGCTAGGTATTGCTGGTGAAGAATATAAATCAAATACCGATTTTAACGAGGTTGTTCCTAAAACTGAGGGCGATATTTTCTTTAGTAAAATAGGTTTTGAAATAGGTTTAAGCAGATTTTCTGCTGGATTTAATACAATGTTACCAATCAATCAAAATTTAACAGGCAATAAGGTTAAAGCAAATTACCGCATAGCATTTAACATAAATTATGTATTATAA
- a CDS encoding peptidylprolyl isomerase gives MENGLYAKFTTPKGEILIKLTHDKTPGTVGNFVALAEGTLENTARTQGKPYYDGLTFHRVIADFMIQGGDPTGTGSGGPGYKFDDEFHPELKHDVPGILSMANAGPGTNGSQFFITHIATPWLDNNHTVFGHVVKGQDVVDAVEPGDKMEKVEILRVGEEAEKWNAVEAFRTFEGSRTKRLAEEKAKMEAELDKIAAGFQKTDSGLRYQYIQKGTGKQATKGNKVSVHYKGQLTNGQVFDDSYKRKQPIEFNVGVGQVIEGWDEGIMLLNVGDKARFVIPSHLGYGSRGAGGVIPPNATLIFDVELVDAK, from the coding sequence ATGGAAAACGGTTTATACGCAAAATTTACAACACCTAAAGGTGAAATATTAATTAAATTAACACACGATAAAACTCCTGGTACTGTAGGTAACTTTGTTGCTTTGGCCGAAGGTACTTTAGAAAACACAGCACGTACACAAGGTAAACCTTACTACGATGGTTTAACTTTTCACCGTGTAATTGCAGATTTTATGATTCAAGGGGGCGATCCAACAGGTACAGGTTCGGGTGGTCCGGGTTATAAATTTGATGATGAATTTCATCCAGAATTAAAACATGATGTTCCAGGAATACTTTCTATGGCTAATGCGGGTCCGGGTACTAATGGTTCGCAGTTTTTTATTACACATATTGCAACTCCTTGGTTAGATAACAACCATACTGTTTTTGGACATGTTGTAAAAGGACAAGATGTAGTTGATGCTGTTGAACCTGGCGATAAAATGGAAAAAGTTGAAATTTTAAGAGTAGGGGAAGAAGCTGAAAAATGGAATGCTGTAGAAGCTTTTAGAACTTTTGAAGGTTCACGTACCAAAAGATTAGCCGAAGAAAAAGCTAAAATGGAAGCTGAGTTAGATAAAATTGCAGCTGGTTTTCAAAAAACAGATAGTGGTTTACGTTACCAATACATTCAAAAAGGCACTGGAAAACAAGCTACGAAAGGTAATAAAGTATCGGTTCATTATAAAGGGCAATTAACTAATGGTCAGGTTTTTGACGATTCTTACAAACGCAAACAACCAATTGAATTTAACGTTGGTGTTGGCCAAGTAATTGAAGGTTGGGACGAAGGTATCATGTTGTTAAACGTAGGCGATAAAGCTCGTTTTGTAATACCATCGCACTTGGGTTATGGTTCGCGTGGTGCCGGTGGTGTAATTCCACCAAACGCAACTTTAATTTTTGATGTAGAATTAGTAGATGCTAAATAA
- the rsmD gene encoding 16S rRNA (guanine(966)-N(2))-methyltransferase RsmD: MRIVSGKFKGRRIIAPKNLPVRPTTDLSKEALFNILNHQFSFRELKVLDIFAGTGNISYEFASRGAEPITCVDTDFGCVNFIKKTAAQFDMDITAIKSDVYKFLERSKIKYDIIFADPPYDFSQEQFDKIYQLIFENELLEDDGLLIIEHSTQTKMEHLEHFSNSRKYGGSIFSFFEYEQEETDDDDDFEDENEDLNDTDYTNEEE, from the coding sequence ATGAGAATAGTTTCAGGAAAATTTAAAGGTCGCCGCATTATTGCACCCAAAAACTTGCCGGTACGCCCAACTACCGATTTAAGTAAAGAGGCTTTATTTAATATTTTAAACCATCAATTTTCGTTTCGCGAATTAAAAGTACTTGACATATTTGCAGGTACAGGTAATATTAGCTATGAATTTGCATCGCGCGGTGCCGAACCTATTACTTGTGTAGATACCGATTTTGGTTGCGTAAATTTTATAAAAAAAACTGCCGCACAATTTGATATGGATATTACTGCTATTAAAAGTGATGTTTATAAATTTTTAGAGCGTAGTAAAATTAAATACGATATTATTTTTGCCGATCCACCTTACGATTTTTCACAAGAACAATTTGATAAAATTTATCAATTAATTTTTGAAAATGAATTGCTAGAAGACGATGGTTTATTAATCATTGAACACTCTACCCAAACAAAAATGGAACATTTAGAACATTTTAGCAACAGCAGAAAATACGGTGGTTCTATTTTTTCGTTTTTTGAATATGAACAAGAAGAAACAGATGACGATGATGATTTTGAGGATGAAAACGAGGATTTAAACGATACTGATTACACAAACGAAGAAGAATAA
- a CDS encoding DUF3822 family protein encodes MILIHFMIMLNETFQKLYIQVSLQNFSYCLKNQVNNQISHLKSFQLDAYKTIEQQLDVFFDKEEALQNGFQDVVILHQNNLNTFVPNALFNEQALGSYLQYNTKVFPTDYFDFDQLPQSSMNNVYVPYVAFNNYFLDVFGSFTFKHINTCLVQHFFSKSKASQTDFFVHVGVNHFEIVVFNDKNLLFFNSYEYQTKEDFIYYILFVFEQLQLNTQTQAVTLYGNINTTSDLYQIASQFIQNIAVADLQTIAQTLSVTQEQLEQHYILLHS; translated from the coding sequence TTGATACTTATACATTTTATGATTATGTTGAACGAAACGTTTCAAAAATTATACATACAAGTATCGTTACAAAATTTTAGTTATTGTCTTAAAAATCAAGTAAATAATCAAATTTCACATTTAAAATCGTTTCAATTAGATGCTTACAAAACAATTGAACAACAATTAGATGTTTTTTTTGATAAAGAAGAAGCTTTACAAAATGGTTTTCAAGATGTTGTAATTTTACACCAAAACAATTTAAATACATTTGTACCTAACGCTTTGTTTAATGAACAAGCATTAGGTAGCTATTTACAATACAACACAAAGGTTTTTCCTACAGATTATTTTGATTTTGATCAATTACCTCAATCTAGTATGAACAATGTGTATGTGCCTTATGTGGCATTTAACAATTACTTTTTAGATGTTTTTGGTAGTTTTACATTTAAGCATATAAATACGTGTTTAGTGCAACATTTTTTTAGTAAAAGTAAAGCATCACAAACCGATTTTTTTGTTCACGTAGGCGTAAATCATTTTGAAATTGTTGTTTTTAACGATAAAAACCTATTGTTTTTTAATAGTTACGAATACCAAACTAAAGAAGATTTTATTTACTATATTTTATTTGTTTTTGAACAACTACAATTAAATACCCAAACCCAAGCTGTTACATTATATGGCAATATAAATACAACTAGTGATTTATACCAAATTGCAAGTCAATTTATACAAAATATTGCTGTAGCCGATTTGCAAACTATTGCACAAACCTTATCGGTAACACAAGAACAACTAGAACAACATTACATTTTATTGCATTCATGA